A single window of Cytobacillus dafuensis DNA harbors:
- the polX gene encoding DNA polymerase/3'-5' exonuclease PolX, with protein MSVNKKDVVRLLETIAIYMELKGENTFKIAAFRKAAAALESIDLSITEIDDFTKLPGIGKGTSSVIEEYIKESSSTVLNELKAEVPKGLIPLLQLPGLGGKKIAKLYKELRIENAADLEESCLNGKVQSLPGFGKKTEEKILDALKNAGSRPERLPLAYMLPIAESIESYLGKIIEINRFSRAGSLRRVRETIKDLDFIIATEELSLVKEKLLAFPGIKEIIAAGDTKVSVILEYSYDLSVDFRLVKPHEFATTLHHFTGSKDHNVRMRQLAKERGEKISEYGVENNETGEITTFTSEEEFYAYFGLPLFPPEIREDGKEVDEYTTDMELISLADIKGDLHMHTSWSDGAFSIEEMVEACRERGYKYLAITDHSQYLKVANGLTPERLRQQKEEIKRLNERYSDIIILSGVEMDILPDGTLDYDDELLAEMDIVIASIHSSFTQPKEKIMQRLKTALKNPHVDIIAHPTGRLIGRRDGYEVDMDMLIELAKETNTVLELNANPNRLDLAPQYIRQAQDAGVKIVINTDAHKIDTLNHMSIGVSTARKGWIKKSTVLNALNTDELITFLSNKQK; from the coding sequence ATGTCTGTAAATAAAAAAGATGTGGTTCGGCTACTAGAAACGATTGCAATCTATATGGAGCTAAAAGGGGAAAACACCTTTAAAATAGCAGCATTTCGAAAAGCGGCAGCAGCCCTTGAATCGATTGATCTTAGCATAACAGAAATAGATGATTTCACTAAGCTTCCTGGTATTGGAAAGGGAACCTCAAGCGTCATTGAGGAGTATATAAAGGAAAGCAGTTCAACAGTATTAAATGAACTGAAAGCAGAAGTCCCGAAAGGATTAATCCCTCTTCTACAATTACCTGGCCTTGGCGGCAAAAAAATTGCCAAGCTTTATAAAGAGCTTAGGATTGAAAATGCTGCTGATTTAGAAGAATCCTGTCTAAATGGTAAAGTTCAATCACTTCCTGGATTCGGAAAAAAAACAGAAGAAAAAATCCTAGACGCACTAAAAAATGCAGGTTCAAGACCAGAACGTCTTCCACTTGCTTATATGCTGCCTATTGCTGAAAGTATTGAATCTTATTTAGGCAAGATCATTGAAATCAACAGGTTTTCAAGAGCTGGAAGCTTAAGAAGGGTGCGCGAAACAATTAAGGATTTAGATTTTATCATTGCGACGGAAGAGCTTTCTTTAGTAAAAGAAAAACTACTAGCATTCCCAGGAATAAAGGAGATCATAGCTGCTGGTGACACAAAAGTTTCCGTTATTCTTGAATACAGCTATGATTTATCCGTCGATTTTCGTCTTGTAAAACCCCATGAATTTGCAACTACTCTACACCATTTTACTGGATCGAAGGATCATAATGTAAGAATGCGCCAGCTTGCTAAAGAACGCGGGGAAAAAATTAGTGAATATGGAGTCGAAAATAACGAAACGGGTGAGATTACCACTTTTACGAGTGAAGAAGAATTTTATGCTTATTTTGGACTTCCGTTGTTCCCGCCGGAAATAAGGGAGGATGGGAAGGAAGTAGATGAATATACAACTGATATGGAGCTAATCTCTCTTGCAGATATTAAGGGAGATTTACATATGCATACTTCATGGAGCGATGGGGCCTTCTCAATAGAAGAAATGGTTGAAGCCTGTCGTGAACGCGGTTATAAATATTTAGCCATAACCGACCACTCCCAATATTTGAAAGTAGCGAATGGTCTTACCCCTGAAAGATTAAGGCAGCAAAAAGAAGAAATAAAGCGTTTAAATGAACGATACTCAGATATTATAATACTCTCAGGAGTTGAAATGGATATACTTCCAGATGGTACATTAGATTATGATGATGAATTGCTTGCTGAAATGGACATTGTCATTGCCTCAATTCATTCATCATTTACACAGCCAAAAGAAAAGATCATGCAGCGGTTGAAAACAGCCTTGAAAAATCCTCATGTTGACATTATCGCTCATCCGACGGGTAGACTAATTGGTCGTAGGGATGGGTATGAAGTAGACATGGATATGTTAATTGAGCTGGCAAAAGAAACGAACACTGTCCTTGAGCTTAATGCAAATCCGAATCGACTTGATCTAGCTCCACAGTATATTCGCCAAGCACAGGACGCAGGTGTGAAAATTGTCATTAACACAGATGCTCATAAAATTGATACACTTAATCATATGTCTATTGGTGTTTCAACAGCCAGAAAAGGATGGATAAAGAAAAGTACTGTCCTTAATGCTTTAAATACAGATGAACTGATTACATTTTTGTCCAATAAGCAAAAATGA
- a CDS encoding DUF350 domain-containing protein, with translation MNQFWENEFVRTAGYYSVVILCMIVFLAVFELVTKYRNWDEIKKGNVAVAMATGGKIFGIANIFRHSIMHNDTLLTMISWGVFGFILLLIGYFIFEFLTPKFKIDEEIENNNKAVGLISMIISIGLSFVIGAGLS, from the coding sequence ATGAATCAATTTTGGGAAAATGAATTTGTAAGAACTGCTGGGTATTACAGTGTAGTAATCCTTTGTATGATTGTTTTTCTAGCCGTTTTTGAGCTTGTCACGAAATATAGGAACTGGGATGAAATCAAAAAAGGAAATGTAGCGGTAGCTATGGCAACTGGGGGAAAGATTTTCGGGATTGCCAATATTTTCAGACATTCCATTATGCATAATGATACATTGTTAACGATGATAAGCTGGGGCGTTTTTGGCTTCATCCTATTACTTATTGGCTATTTTATTTTTGAATTTCTTACGCCAAAATTCAAAATAGATGAGGAAATTGAAAATAATAATAAAGCAGTTGGATTGATATCCATGATTATTTCTATTGGTTTGTCATTTGTTATCGGGGCAGGGCTATCTTAA
- a CDS encoding molybdopterin-dependent oxidoreductase, producing MEIYRNACPRNCFASCSMLSYVNNGEIIKVSGDPKHGFNQGRLCAKGYAFTQYVYNPYRLKYPIMQSPRGSGNWKRITWDKAYSIIIDKILELNVRYGSNLACGYNKFSGNLGLLHYAVEGMFNSFGPHTKPVGNPCLISGEQAIKSSFGQTVSLMPEKMVDANLIVIWGANPAVTNVHQMKFIFKARQKGAKLVVIDPIFTQTAAKADIYIQVNPGTDGLLAHAIAKILIDSSLYDQEFIDNQTTNWIEYRQYVSTEVNITEVSQETGVSIEGINELAHLYSLSKPCATWIGFGIQRNKNGRENISAINTLAALAGTLQKGKGGVYYAHNGLEDFPANLLNHQGPKHSNINTSREININKFAEEAIKLSEPPLKFLWIASRNPLSQDHDFKKWELLFHELELIVTVDLFMTRTAELSDIVLPATTHFEDPDLIISYWHQWLSYNEQAIPAYFESKSDLQIARDLTKKLNECSPNFSNFPHELEPIDWIEREITPSIKELYSLKSYKQLLDGPHLRNEEKHSEGSSSMNFHFVIPNKIASSSEASTNVIEDQDSNPFKLITPQSLLRIHSQYGTLSWLSSEKDEAIVELSEYAAEKYWISEGEKVEVYNQNGRIAATAKINRYLPKKVILVNQVGKNPINQVIVHEENSNIGKSSANFYDSSVNIRKWRD from the coding sequence ATGGAAATCTATCGTAATGCATGTCCCCGAAATTGCTTCGCATCATGCAGCATGCTTTCATATGTAAATAATGGGGAGATTATTAAAGTTTCTGGAGATCCGAAGCATGGGTTTAATCAGGGGAGATTATGTGCAAAAGGCTATGCATTTACCCAATATGTATATAATCCATATCGTTTAAAATATCCTATTATGCAGTCACCGAGAGGATCTGGAAATTGGAAAAGGATTACTTGGGATAAGGCATATTCAATCATAATCGATAAAATTTTAGAATTGAATGTAAGATACGGTTCCAACCTTGCTTGTGGCTATAATAAATTTTCTGGGAATCTCGGACTTCTTCATTATGCCGTCGAAGGAATGTTTAATAGTTTTGGACCTCATACGAAACCCGTTGGGAATCCTTGTTTAATCTCTGGAGAGCAAGCTATAAAATCTTCATTCGGACAAACTGTTAGCTTAATGCCAGAAAAAATGGTAGATGCAAATTTAATTGTTATTTGGGGAGCAAATCCAGCTGTAACGAATGTTCATCAAATGAAGTTTATATTCAAAGCTCGGCAAAAAGGTGCAAAGCTAGTCGTTATTGATCCAATTTTTACGCAAACTGCCGCTAAAGCAGATATTTATATTCAAGTAAACCCAGGCACAGATGGTCTGCTCGCACATGCGATCGCTAAAATATTAATAGATTCATCTTTATATGATCAGGAATTTATAGATAATCAAACGACAAACTGGATTGAATATCGTCAATACGTAAGTACCGAAGTGAATATTACTGAAGTTAGTCAAGAAACTGGCGTATCCATTGAAGGAATAAATGAGCTTGCTCATTTATATTCATTATCCAAACCCTGTGCTACATGGATTGGCTTTGGTATTCAACGGAATAAAAATGGCAGGGAAAATATTAGTGCTATAAACACATTGGCAGCATTAGCAGGTACGCTTCAAAAGGGAAAAGGAGGCGTATATTATGCACATAATGGTTTAGAGGATTTTCCTGCTAACTTATTGAATCATCAAGGTCCAAAACATTCTAATATAAACACTTCAAGGGAAATTAATATAAATAAATTTGCTGAAGAAGCAATAAAACTATCTGAGCCACCACTTAAGTTTTTATGGATTGCTTCAAGAAATCCACTTTCACAGGATCATGATTTTAAAAAATGGGAATTACTTTTCCATGAGCTTGAATTAATTGTGACGGTTGATTTGTTTATGACGAGGACCGCAGAATTATCTGATATAGTTTTACCAGCAACGACCCATTTTGAAGACCCAGATTTAATTATTAGCTATTGGCATCAGTGGCTTTCTTATAATGAACAAGCAATTCCTGCATATTTTGAATCGAAGAGTGATTTGCAAATTGCGAGGGATTTAACAAAAAAATTAAATGAGTGTTCGCCGAATTTTTCAAATTTCCCTCATGAATTGGAGCCAATTGATTGGATTGAACGAGAGATAACTCCATCAATAAAGGAGCTTTATTCTTTAAAAAGCTATAAACAGCTTCTTGATGGACCGCATTTAAGAAATGAGGAGAAGCATAGCGAAGGATCATCTTCAATGAATTTTCATTTTGTTATTCCAAATAAAATTGCTTCGAGCTCTGAAGCTTCTACTAATGTGATTGAAGATCAGGATAGTAATCCTTTCAAGTTAATAACACCACAGTCATTATTAAGAATTCATTCACAATATGGAACATTATCGTGGCTATCATCAGAAAAAGATGAAGCGATTGTAGAACTGTCTGAGTATGCTGCAGAAAAATATTGGATATCAGAAGGGGAAAAGGTTGAGGTTTATAATCAAAATGGAAGAATAGCTGCTACAGCGAAAATAAACCGGTATCTACCGAAAAAGGTTATTTTAGTTAATCAAGTTGGAAAAAATCCAATCAATCAGGTTATTGTGCATGAAGAGAATTCAAATATTGGAAAATCAAGTGCAAATTTTTATGATAGTAGCGTAAATATTCGGAAATGGCGTGACTGA
- a CDS encoding 4Fe-4S dicluster domain-containing protein yields MVKQMGFVFNIDLCIGCKACEIACRNENQTVSAVKWRKVSKLTDDTYLSISCNHCSSPECFRVCPENAFTKRGDGIVQINSNLCTGCGLCISACPFGVPQYDPELHKVSKCQMCYPRQDKGFLPACIEACSTGAIGMENLDNFCSREAVSTIPGFPDSRLTNPSIVFYPAKKRKRYFLN; encoded by the coding sequence ATGGTTAAACAGATGGGCTTTGTTTTTAATATTGATCTTTGCATTGGATGTAAAGCTTGTGAAATCGCTTGTAGAAATGAAAATCAAACTGTCAGTGCAGTAAAATGGCGCAAAGTTTCAAAGTTAACAGATGACACTTATCTTTCCATTTCGTGTAATCATTGCAGCAGTCCTGAATGCTTTCGGGTTTGTCCAGAGAATGCATTTACGAAAAGAGGAGATGGGATTGTACAAATAAATTCCAACTTATGTACAGGCTGTGGTTTATGTATTTCGGCTTGTCCATTTGGTGTACCACAGTACGATCCAGAATTGCACAAGGTTAGCAAATGTCAAATGTGTTATCCTCGTCAAGATAAAGGCTTCCTTCCTGCTTGTATAGAGGCATGTTCAACAGGCGCGATAGGTATGGAAAATTTAGATAACTTCTGCAGCAGAGAAGCAGTAAGTACTATACCTGGTTTTCCAGATTCCCGATTAACAAACCCTTCAATTGTCTTTTATCCTGCAAAAAAGAGAAAAAGATATTTCTTGAATTAA
- a CDS encoding CvpA family protein, translating into MLDLAIVIILIIGFIVGLKRGFILQLIHLTGFIIAFIVANMYYEKLAPKLTLWVPYPSFGDDSTIQMFFDHANLEDAYYRAIAFVVIFFAVKIVLHLIGSMLDFVSSLPILRTLNIWAGGILGFVEIYLIMFILLYIAALVPVDSIQNALNDSFMAKGIVKNTPIFSQQIKEMWIEYMAS; encoded by the coding sequence ATGCTAGATCTTGCAATAGTCATCATTTTAATTATAGGTTTTATCGTTGGTTTAAAAAGAGGCTTTATTCTTCAATTAATCCATTTAACCGGCTTCATCATTGCATTTATTGTTGCGAATATGTATTATGAAAAGCTTGCCCCTAAGCTAACATTATGGGTACCTTACCCAAGCTTTGGCGACGATTCAACAATTCAAATGTTCTTTGATCATGCCAATTTGGAAGATGCCTATTATCGCGCCATTGCTTTTGTCGTGATTTTTTTTGCTGTCAAAATCGTTCTGCATCTAATTGGAAGCATGCTTGATTTTGTTTCGAGTCTGCCAATTTTAAGGACGTTGAATATTTGGGCAGGTGGAATATTAGGATTTGTAGAAATATATCTTATCATGTTTATTTTATTATACATAGCTGCCCTAGTGCCAGTGGATTCCATTCAAAATGCCTTGAATGATTCTTTTATGGCAAAAGGTATTGTGAAAAATACTCCAATATTCTCACAGCAAATAAAAGAGATGTGGATCGAATATATGGCATCGTAA
- the rnhC gene encoding ribonuclease HIII: MSNVVIIKKINEINEMKVYYQSYLTDKVPPGGIFAAKTPCCSITAYKSGKVLFQGSGSIEESAKWGENSHVSSSKKEKKNLGHLPEHISSRSVIGSDEVGTGDYFGPITVVAAYVKKEQIPLLKELGVKDSKDLNDEKIISIAKQIKDIVPYSLLTLHNEKYNLLQKSGMSQGKMKSLLHNKAIGHVLNKIAPELPEAILIDQFAKEEVYYQYLKNEKIVHKKNVFFSTKAEGIHLAVAAASILARYAFVRHFDQLSKEVGFTITKGAGPKVDENAARLIYEKGIDVLPAFTKLHFANTEKAKQIYMKKYLK, from the coding sequence ATGAGTAATGTTGTAATTATTAAGAAAATAAATGAAATAAATGAGATGAAAGTATATTATCAATCCTATCTCACAGATAAAGTCCCCCCTGGCGGAATTTTTGCAGCTAAAACCCCCTGCTGTTCCATTACCGCTTATAAGTCTGGAAAAGTCTTATTTCAGGGAAGTGGCAGCATAGAGGAATCCGCCAAATGGGGTGAAAATAGCCATGTTTCCTCCTCAAAAAAGGAAAAGAAAAACCTTGGACATTTACCAGAACATATTTCTTCTCGATCTGTTATTGGGTCAGATGAAGTAGGTACTGGCGACTATTTCGGTCCAATCACAGTTGTTGCAGCTTATGTAAAAAAGGAACAAATCCCATTATTAAAGGAATTAGGTGTTAAAGATTCGAAAGATTTAAATGATGAAAAAATCATAAGTATTGCCAAACAAATTAAGGATATTGTCCCTTATAGCCTATTAACATTACATAATGAGAAATATAATTTGCTGCAAAAATCAGGGATGTCTCAGGGTAAGATGAAATCTCTGCTACACAATAAAGCCATTGGGCATGTACTGAATAAAATTGCTCCAGAGCTCCCAGAAGCGATATTAATTGATCAATTTGCAAAAGAGGAAGTTTATTATCAATATTTAAAAAATGAAAAAATTGTACATAAAAAGAATGTTTTTTTCAGTACAAAAGCTGAAGGCATTCACCTAGCTGTTGCAGCAGCCTCCATTCTTGCAAGATATGCCTTCGTTCGCCATTTTGATCAATTAAGCAAGGAAGTCGGATTTACCATTACGAAAGGGGCAGGGCCAAAAGTCGATGAAAATGCAGCCCGTCTCATATATGAAAAAGGAATAGATGTTCTTCCTGCATTTACGAAGCTGCATTTTGCTAATACAGAAAAGGCAAAACAAATATATATGAAAAAATATCTAAAATAA
- a CDS encoding endonuclease MutS2, producing the protein MQERILKVLEFNKVKEQLLEHVSSTLGKRKAENLMPSVNVEEVLQWQEETDEAVKVLRIKGNVPLGGIYDIRPHVKRSVIGGTLSPQELIQVASTIHASRQIKRFIEEFVEERDELPSLISYVDRIIVLADLESSIKNAIDDNGEVLDSASDTLRSLRNQLRTKEARVRERLESMIRSSNAQKMLSDAIITIRNDRFVIPVKQEYKGHYGGIIHDQSSSGQTLFIEPQSIVQLNNELQEIRVKEIQEVERILIELTSKVAEEYEELEVIVEVLAEIDFMFAKARYSKRIKASKPEVNNEGRIALFKARHPLINEDIVVANDITLGKDYSTIVITGPNTGGKTVTLKTVGLCTLMAQAGLQIPALDGSEIAVFGAVYADIGDEQSIEQSLSTFSSHMVNIVDILNKVNFDSLVLFDELGAGTDPQEGAALAISILDEVYKRGARVIATTHYPELKAYGYNREGVINASVEFNIDTLSPTYKLLIGVPGRSNAFEISKRLGLQDDVINTARSYISADSNQVENMIASLEESKRLAEAEREEANELLKGAEKLHKDLQKQMVEFYEQKDALHEKAAEKAEAIVEQAKADAEKIIRDLRQMRIEKAAEIKEHELIEAKKRLDEAAPKIKKSKKPITRKEERVLKPGDEVKVLSFDQKGHLIEKTSDNEWHVQIGILKMKVSEKDLEFIKSPKPVETRPMATVKGKDFHVNLELDLRGERYENALLRVEKYIDDALLAAYPRVSIIHGKGTGALRQGVQEYLRNHRSVKKIRFGEAGEGGSGVTIVEFK; encoded by the coding sequence ATGCAGGAACGAATACTAAAAGTATTAGAATTTAATAAAGTGAAAGAGCAATTACTCGAGCATGTTTCTTCTACCTTAGGAAAAAGGAAAGCGGAAAATTTAATGCCATCTGTGAATGTTGAAGAGGTTTTACAGTGGCAGGAGGAAACGGATGAAGCGGTTAAAGTTCTTAGAATAAAAGGGAATGTTCCACTTGGCGGCATCTATGATATTCGTCCACATGTTAAAAGATCAGTCATTGGTGGAACGCTAAGCCCTCAGGAGCTAATTCAAGTAGCAAGCACAATCCATGCGAGTAGACAAATCAAAAGATTCATCGAGGAATTTGTAGAAGAGAGAGATGAATTACCTAGTTTAATAAGCTATGTAGATCGGATTATTGTTTTAGCAGATTTAGAATCGTCTATTAAAAATGCGATTGATGATAATGGAGAAGTCCTTGATAGTGCAAGCGACACGCTCCGATCACTTAGAAATCAATTGCGGACAAAAGAGGCACGGGTTAGAGAACGACTCGAAAGCATGATTCGTTCATCAAATGCCCAGAAAATGCTGTCAGATGCCATTATTACCATTCGAAATGATCGCTTCGTTATCCCTGTAAAACAAGAATATAAAGGGCATTACGGCGGAATTATTCATGATCAAAGCTCTTCAGGTCAAACATTATTTATTGAACCTCAATCGATTGTCCAATTAAATAATGAGCTCCAAGAAATTCGTGTGAAAGAAATACAGGAAGTAGAACGAATCTTGATCGAGCTTACAAGTAAAGTTGCTGAGGAATATGAAGAGCTAGAAGTAATAGTCGAAGTACTTGCAGAAATTGATTTTATGTTTGCTAAAGCACGTTATAGTAAGAGAATTAAGGCTTCGAAGCCAGAAGTGAATAATGAAGGAAGAATCGCTTTATTTAAGGCACGCCATCCGCTTATCAATGAGGATATTGTGGTAGCCAATGATATTACGTTAGGAAAAGACTATTCTACGATTGTCATTACGGGTCCTAATACTGGAGGGAAAACCGTAACATTAAAAACGGTAGGTTTATGTACATTAATGGCTCAGGCTGGGCTGCAAATCCCAGCATTGGATGGATCAGAAATTGCTGTTTTTGGAGCTGTTTATGCTGATATCGGTGATGAGCAATCGATTGAACAAAGTCTTAGTACTTTTTCATCACATATGGTGAATATTGTAGATATTTTAAACAAAGTTAATTTCGATAGCCTTGTTCTTTTTGATGAGCTAGGTGCAGGAACAGATCCCCAAGAAGGCGCTGCACTTGCGATTTCGATTTTAGATGAAGTTTATAAACGCGGAGCAAGAGTCATTGCTACTACTCATTATCCAGAACTAAAAGCGTATGGGTATAATCGAGAAGGAGTCATTAATGCAAGTGTAGAATTTAATATTGATACATTAAGTCCTACTTATAAACTTCTCATAGGTGTTCCAGGACGAAGCAATGCATTTGAGATATCAAAGAGGCTTGGTCTGCAAGATGATGTTATCAATACTGCCCGGTCCTATATTAGTGCTGACAGTAATCAAGTTGAGAATATGATTGCCTCATTGGAAGAGAGTAAAAGATTGGCAGAGGCTGAACGGGAAGAAGCAAATGAATTATTAAAAGGTGCTGAAAAACTTCATAAAGATTTGCAAAAGCAAATGGTTGAATTTTACGAGCAAAAAGATGCGCTTCATGAAAAAGCTGCAGAAAAGGCAGAAGCGATTGTTGAGCAAGCTAAGGCAGATGCGGAAAAAATCATACGTGATTTAAGACAAATGCGAATAGAAAAAGCAGCAGAAATAAAAGAGCATGAATTAATTGAAGCGAAAAAGCGTTTAGATGAAGCTGCCCCAAAAATTAAAAAGTCAAAGAAACCAATCACCAGGAAGGAAGAGCGTGTATTAAAACCTGGTGATGAAGTAAAAGTATTAAGCTTTGATCAAAAGGGTCATCTGATCGAAAAAACCTCTGATAATGAATGGCATGTTCAAATAGGTATCTTGAAGATGAAAGTATCGGAAAAGGATCTGGAATTTATTAAAAGCCCCAAGCCTGTTGAAACAAGACCGATGGCAACTGTGAAAGGTAAGGACTTCCATGTGAATCTAGAATTGGATCTACGCGGAGAAAGATATGAAAATGCCTTGCTTCGCGTTGAAAAATACATCGATGATGCACTACTTGCAGCATATCCGCGTGTATCAATTATTCACGGTAAAGGAACTGGTGCATTAAGACAAGGGGTTCAGGAATATTTACGTAATCATCGGTCCGTGAAAAAAATCCGTTTTGGAGAAGCGGGTGAAGGTGGATCAGGTGTTACAATCGTTGAGTTTAAATAA
- the zapA gene encoding cell division protein ZapA, producing MSDLQKSRTSVDIYGQQYIIIGTESSSHIRFVASMVDDKMREISSKNPYLDSSKLAVLTAVNAVNDYIKMKDRLEQLENELKREKD from the coding sequence TTGTCAGATTTACAGAAAAGCCGTACAAGTGTAGATATATATGGACAGCAATATATTATTATTGGTACTGAGAGCAGTAGTCATATACGATTTGTAGCCTCTATGGTTGATGATAAAATGCGAGAAATCAGTTCTAAGAATCCTTATCTAGACAGCAGTAAGTTAGCCGTATTAACTGCAGTCAATGCCGTTAATGACTATATTAAGATGAAAGACCGATTAGAGCAGCTTGAAAATGAATTAAAAAGGGAAAAGGACTGA